The Ruania alba genome has a window encoding:
- the ileS gene encoding isoleucine--tRNA ligase: MTTERNELHFPRHTQAAGVQPSPSLPAVEEQVLAYWKDDGTFAASIENRPAGQDGENEFVFYDGPPFANGLPHYGHLLTGYVKDVVPRFQTMLGKRVERRFGWDTHGLPAELEAERILGITDKTQIEEMGLEAFNKECRESVLRYTKEWEEYVTRQARWVDFENDYKTLDLSYMESVIWAFKELYDKGLAYEGYRVLPYCWRDETPLSNHELRMDDDTYRMRQDPAITVGFRLEVTGPAVPGETVEALTGAHLLIWTTTPWTVPANLATAVHPEVSYAVVADGDGHRFVLAEARLGAYARELGEEPQVLATLPGAQLAGSRYAPPFAYFAGRENAHQVLLADYVTTDDGTGIVHIAPAYGEEDKVVTDAAGIEPATPVDSAGKFDTEVPDYAGVNVFDANPQIIKDLKAGSGGAQGQGAVLLRHETYDHSYPHCWRCKNPLIYRAVSSWFVKVTEFRDRMVELNDEITWVPEHIKDGQFGKWLAGARDWSISRNRYWGTPIPVWVSDDPDYPRIDVYGSLADLEADFGVQVTDLHRPFIDELTRANPDDPTGKSTMRRIPDVFDVWFDSGSMPFAQVHYPFQNADWFENHYPGDFIVEYIGQTRGWFYTLHVLATALFDRPAFRTCVSHGIILGDDGRKASKSLRNFPDPMEMFHQHGSDAVRLSLMGSPVLRGGNLVVAEESIRDQVRQLLLPVWNTWYFFGLYANTCNDGAGIDVRAPRPEEVPDLDDMDRYVLARTRSLVEAVRADLETYEIAGAVGRLREHLDMLTNWYVRTSRQRFWDEDEGAYQTLYTVLEVLLRVMAPLAPMITEEVWRGLTGGRSVHLTDWPVPGAPAEDDPTAAALLADDELVTAMDAVRDVVSVTHGLRKANQLRVRQPLRSVRVAVADPDRLAPFTELVAEEVNVKDVAVLDLADGAAAEYGVYTKLTVNARAAGPRLGKDVQRAIAGARSGAWEQDGDQVSVDGIALEEGEFTLTTEIEDRFGDTIAAGVLPGGGFVVLDLELDDELIGDGYARDVVRQVQDARKNAGLHVSDRITLALGVPGQWAQAVVDRKEFIAAETLAVDVHVDAAPVMGEDDRVVGIDLSKEDSP, encoded by the coding sequence ATGACCACCGAGCGCAACGAGTTGCACTTCCCGCGCCACACCCAGGCCGCCGGTGTGCAGCCTTCCCCCAGCCTGCCTGCCGTCGAAGAGCAGGTACTGGCGTACTGGAAGGACGACGGCACCTTCGCCGCGTCCATCGAGAACCGGCCGGCCGGGCAGGACGGGGAGAACGAGTTCGTCTTCTACGACGGGCCCCCGTTCGCGAACGGCCTGCCGCACTACGGGCACTTGCTCACCGGGTACGTCAAGGACGTCGTCCCCCGGTTCCAGACCATGCTCGGCAAGCGGGTGGAGCGCCGGTTCGGGTGGGACACCCATGGACTGCCCGCCGAGCTGGAGGCCGAGCGGATCCTCGGCATCACCGACAAGACCCAGATCGAGGAGATGGGGCTCGAGGCGTTCAACAAAGAGTGCCGGGAGTCGGTGCTGCGCTACACGAAGGAGTGGGAGGAGTACGTCACCCGGCAGGCCCGGTGGGTGGACTTCGAGAACGACTACAAGACGCTCGACCTTTCCTACATGGAGTCGGTGATCTGGGCGTTCAAGGAGCTCTACGACAAGGGCCTGGCCTACGAGGGCTACCGGGTGCTGCCGTACTGCTGGCGGGACGAGACCCCGCTGTCCAACCACGAGCTGCGGATGGACGACGACACCTACCGGATGCGCCAGGACCCGGCCATCACGGTCGGGTTCCGGCTCGAGGTGACGGGCCCTGCGGTTCCGGGCGAGACGGTCGAGGCACTCACCGGCGCGCACCTGCTCATCTGGACCACCACGCCCTGGACGGTGCCGGCCAACCTGGCGACCGCCGTCCACCCCGAGGTGAGCTACGCCGTCGTGGCCGACGGCGATGGGCACCGGTTCGTGCTCGCCGAGGCACGGCTGGGCGCCTATGCGCGGGAGCTGGGCGAGGAGCCGCAGGTGCTGGCCACCCTCCCCGGCGCCCAGCTCGCCGGGAGCCGGTATGCCCCGCCCTTCGCATACTTCGCCGGCCGGGAGAACGCCCACCAGGTGCTGCTGGCCGACTACGTCACCACCGACGACGGCACCGGCATCGTGCACATCGCTCCCGCCTACGGTGAGGAGGACAAGGTCGTCACCGACGCCGCCGGGATCGAGCCGGCCACCCCGGTGGACTCCGCCGGCAAGTTCGATACAGAAGTGCCCGACTACGCCGGAGTCAACGTCTTCGACGCCAACCCGCAGATCATCAAGGACCTGAAGGCCGGCAGCGGCGGGGCGCAAGGACAGGGTGCGGTGCTGCTGCGCCACGAGACCTACGACCACTCCTACCCGCACTGCTGGCGGTGCAAGAACCCGCTCATCTACCGGGCGGTCTCCTCCTGGTTCGTGAAGGTGACCGAGTTCCGGGACCGGATGGTCGAGCTGAACGATGAGATCACCTGGGTGCCCGAGCACATCAAGGATGGCCAGTTCGGCAAGTGGCTCGCAGGCGCGCGGGACTGGTCCATCTCCAGGAACCGGTACTGGGGCACCCCCATCCCGGTGTGGGTGAGCGACGATCCGGATTACCCGCGGATCGACGTGTACGGCTCGCTGGCCGACCTCGAGGCCGACTTCGGGGTGCAGGTGACGGACCTGCACCGCCCGTTCATCGACGAGCTCACCCGCGCCAACCCGGATGATCCCACCGGGAAGTCGACCATGCGCCGCATCCCGGACGTTTTCGACGTGTGGTTCGACTCCGGGTCGATGCCGTTCGCACAGGTGCACTACCCGTTCCAGAACGCCGACTGGTTCGAGAACCACTACCCGGGTGACTTCATCGTGGAGTACATCGGGCAGACCCGCGGCTGGTTCTACACGCTGCACGTGCTCGCCACCGCGCTGTTCGACCGACCGGCGTTCCGCACCTGCGTCTCGCACGGCATCATCCTCGGCGACGACGGACGCAAGGCGAGCAAGTCGCTGCGCAACTTCCCGGACCCGATGGAGATGTTTCACCAGCACGGATCGGACGCAGTGCGCCTGTCCCTGATGGGCTCGCCGGTGCTGCGCGGCGGCAACCTGGTGGTGGCCGAGGAATCGATCCGCGACCAGGTCCGCCAGCTGCTGCTGCCGGTGTGGAACACCTGGTACTTCTTCGGGTTGTACGCCAACACCTGCAATGACGGCGCAGGGATCGACGTGCGTGCGCCCCGGCCTGAGGAGGTTCCGGATCTGGACGACATGGACCGGTACGTGCTGGCGCGCACCCGGTCGTTGGTCGAGGCGGTCCGGGCTGATCTGGAGACCTACGAGATCGCGGGTGCGGTCGGCCGGCTCCGGGAACACCTGGACATGCTCACCAACTGGTACGTCCGTACCTCACGGCAGCGCTTCTGGGACGAGGACGAGGGTGCGTACCAGACCCTGTACACCGTCCTCGAGGTGCTGCTGCGGGTGATGGCACCACTGGCGCCGATGATCACCGAGGAGGTGTGGCGAGGCCTCACCGGTGGCCGCAGCGTGCACCTGACCGACTGGCCGGTGCCGGGGGCCCCGGCCGAGGATGACCCGACGGCGGCTGCCCTGCTGGCCGATGACGAGCTGGTGACGGCGATGGACGCCGTCCGGGACGTCGTCTCCGTGACGCACGGGTTGCGCAAGGCGAACCAGCTGCGGGTCCGCCAGCCGCTGCGCAGCGTCCGGGTGGCCGTGGCCGACCCGGACCGGCTCGCCCCGTTCACCGAGCTGGTGGCCGAGGAGGTCAACGTCAAGGACGTGGCCGTGCTCGACCTCGCCGACGGCGCCGCCGCTGAGTACGGGGTGTACACCAAACTCACCGTGAACGCCCGTGCCGCCGGGCCACGGCTCGGCAAGGACGTGCAGCGTGCGATCGCCGGTGCCCGAAGCGGTGCCTGGGAGCAGGACGGCGACCAGGTGAGCGTGGACGGCATCGCCCTCGAGGAGGGTGAGTTCACGCTCACCACCGAGATCGAGGACCGGTTCGGGGACACCATCGCCGCGGGTGTGCTGCCCGGCGGCGGGTTCGTGGTGCTCGACCTGGAGCTGGACGACGAGCTCATCGGCGACGGGTACGCCCGGGACGTGGTGCGGCAGGTGCAGGATGCGCGTAAGAACGCCGGTCTGCACGTCTCCGACCGGATCACCCTCGCCCTCGGGGTACCCGGGCAGTGGGCGCAGGCGGTCGTGGACCGGAAGGAGTTCATCGCTGCTGAGACGCTGGCGGTGGACGTGCACGTGGACGCGGCACCGGTGATGGGTGAGGACGACCGGGTGGTCGGGATCGATCTGAGCAAGGAGGACTCACCGTGA
- a CDS encoding bifunctional folylpolyglutamate synthase/dihydrofolate synthase — MSDEQGRSLPDTSGIRTGGAADGEPDQSATAPAGGTEAEEQAKAIYAEILSRAPEHKISPTIDRVAALVDLLGNPQHSYRAIHLTGTNGKTSTARMVERLLREMGLRTGRFTSPHLHNVRERIAIDGEPISATAFVEVWHDIEPYVQIVDAQLEEKGHPRLNFFEVLAAFAFAAFADAPVDVAVVEVGLGGEWDSTNVIDGDVAVLTPIARDHEKWLGHSLEEIATVKSGIIKQLDPPAVVVTAEQDDEVAAVIARRAVERGARLVAQGYDIEVAERTMAVGGQLVNLRGTGGLYTDIFLPLHGPHQAQNALIALTAVEQFLGGGALGAEVVEAAFGDATSPGRMELVRSSPAVLVDAAHNPAGAGVLVQALDEAFAFTRLVGVVGVMEEKDAEGILSVLEPVLDEVVITQSTSMRSMDADDLAEIARDVFDPDQVHVQASLPNAISVAADLAEQGERDQIASGTGVLVTGSVILAAEARAVFGKDKPPRRPGRSSTS, encoded by the coding sequence GTGAGCGACGAGCAGGGCAGGTCCTTACCGGACACCTCGGGGATCCGCACCGGCGGGGCGGCCGACGGCGAGCCGGACCAGAGCGCGACCGCTCCGGCAGGCGGGACCGAGGCGGAGGAGCAGGCCAAGGCCATCTACGCCGAGATCCTCTCCCGGGCGCCGGAGCACAAGATTTCGCCGACGATCGACCGGGTGGCGGCGTTGGTGGACCTGCTCGGCAACCCGCAGCACTCCTACCGGGCGATCCACCTGACCGGCACCAACGGGAAGACGTCCACGGCGAGGATGGTGGAGCGGCTGCTCCGTGAGATGGGGCTGCGTACCGGCCGGTTCACCTCGCCGCACCTGCACAACGTGCGGGAGCGGATCGCGATCGACGGTGAGCCGATCTCTGCGACCGCATTCGTGGAGGTCTGGCACGACATCGAGCCCTACGTGCAGATCGTGGACGCGCAGCTGGAGGAGAAGGGGCACCCGCGGCTGAACTTCTTCGAGGTGCTGGCTGCGTTCGCCTTCGCCGCTTTCGCCGATGCCCCGGTCGATGTGGCCGTGGTGGAGGTCGGACTCGGCGGGGAGTGGGACTCCACGAACGTGATCGACGGCGACGTCGCCGTGCTGACACCCATCGCCCGCGACCACGAGAAGTGGCTTGGTCACTCGCTCGAGGAGATCGCGACGGTCAAGTCGGGCATCATCAAACAGCTCGACCCGCCGGCCGTGGTGGTGACCGCCGAGCAGGACGACGAGGTGGCTGCCGTGATCGCACGGCGGGCCGTGGAACGCGGGGCCCGGCTGGTCGCCCAGGGGTACGACATCGAAGTAGCAGAACGCACCATGGCCGTCGGCGGGCAACTCGTGAACCTGCGGGGCACCGGTGGGTTGTACACCGACATCTTCCTGCCGCTGCACGGTCCGCACCAGGCGCAGAACGCGCTGATCGCCCTGACGGCAGTGGAGCAGTTCCTCGGGGGCGGGGCCCTCGGGGCGGAGGTCGTCGAGGCCGCATTCGGCGATGCCACCTCGCCCGGACGGATGGAACTGGTGCGGTCCAGCCCTGCCGTCCTGGTGGACGCCGCACACAACCCGGCCGGAGCCGGTGTGCTCGTGCAGGCGCTGGACGAGGCGTTCGCGTTCACCCGTCTGGTGGGTGTGGTGGGCGTGATGGAGGAGAAGGACGCCGAGGGGATCCTCTCGGTGCTCGAGCCGGTGCTGGACGAGGTGGTGATCACCCAGTCCACCTCCATGCGATCGATGGATGCCGATGACCTTGCCGAGATCGCTCGGGACGTCTTCGACCCCGACCAGGTGCACGTGCAGGCGAGCCTGCCGAACGCGATCTCGGTCGCTGCCGACCTGGCAGAGCAGGGGGAGCGGGACCAGATCGCCTCCGGCACAGGGGTGCTCGTGACAGGGTCGGTGATCCTCGCGGCCGAGGCACGAGCCGTGTTCGGCAAGGACAAGCCACCGCGGAGGCCTGGGCGTTCCTCGACGTCCTGA
- a CDS encoding apolipoprotein A1/A4/E family protein, with the protein MIGVDLGTWVSIGSLLAVAVGLFAALNSSNKRLRSEVKGDIARLDQNLTVTRSELKGDIAELRTELKGDIAELRTELKGDIAELRTELKGDIAELRTELKGDLSRLDERVYALAAGLRPQLVPEGGPEREHRSG; encoded by the coding sequence GTGATCGGGGTGGACCTGGGCACATGGGTGTCGATCGGTAGCCTGCTGGCTGTAGCGGTGGGTCTGTTCGCCGCGCTCAACTCCAGTAACAAGCGGCTGCGGTCAGAGGTGAAGGGCGACATCGCTCGGTTGGATCAGAACCTGACCGTCACACGGTCAGAGTTGAAGGGCGACATTGCGGAGTTGCGCACAGAGCTCAAGGGCGACATTGCGGAGTTGCGCACAGAGCTCAAGGGCGACATTGCGGAGTTGCGCACAGAGCTCAAGGGCGACATTGCGGAGCTGCGCACAGAGCTCAAGGGCGATCTTTCCCGACTTGATGAGCGTGTCTACGCGTTGGCGGCGGGCCTGCGGCCGCAACTTGTCCCTGAAGGAGGACCGGAGCGGGAACACCGGTCCGGCTGA
- the galE gene encoding UDP-glucose 4-epimerase GalE, producing the protein MKVLVTGGAGYLGSVTATALEQAGHLPVILDSLLTGPRSFTRGRVFYEGDVADRALLRRILAEHPDIGVTVHMAARASVPDSVADPVAYYRDNVAKSVELFDCLTAAGHPRVLFSSSAAVYAAAPTFEVSETSPVAPGSPYARTKLMVEQILQDLAAATDLRGVILRYFNPVGSDPDLRSGIHAAEPTHVLGQLIRTARGEQDHFTLTGTDLPTRDGTGLRDYVHAWDLARAHVRAVERFDQVLTAVGENTVVLNIGTGTGVTVRELHAAVERVAGAVVPLREAPARPGDAVGAYARVDRAHELLGWQAELTLDEAIASSLAWAERRTDLLRARPRDDG; encoded by the coding sequence GTGAAGGTCCTCGTCACCGGCGGAGCCGGGTACCTCGGGTCCGTGACGGCGACCGCCTTGGAGCAGGCCGGGCACCTTCCGGTGATCCTCGACTCGTTGCTGACTGGGCCACGTAGCTTCACCCGCGGCCGGGTCTTCTACGAGGGGGATGTGGCCGACCGCGCGTTGCTGCGGCGCATCCTGGCTGAGCATCCCGACATCGGCGTCACCGTGCACATGGCGGCCCGGGCGAGTGTGCCCGACTCGGTGGCCGACCCGGTGGCCTACTACCGCGACAACGTGGCCAAGTCCGTGGAACTGTTCGACTGTCTCACCGCGGCCGGCCACCCCCGGGTGCTGTTCTCCTCGTCGGCTGCCGTGTACGCGGCGGCACCGACGTTCGAGGTCAGTGAGACCTCACCGGTTGCTCCCGGTTCGCCCTATGCGCGGACCAAGCTGATGGTCGAGCAGATCCTGCAGGATCTCGCGGCTGCCACCGACCTGCGTGGGGTGATCCTGCGCTACTTCAACCCGGTGGGCTCGGACCCGGATCTGCGCAGCGGTATCCATGCGGCCGAGCCCACGCACGTGCTCGGTCAGCTGATCCGCACGGCACGGGGGGAACAGGACCACTTCACCCTCACCGGTACCGACCTGCCCACCCGGGACGGCACCGGTCTGCGGGACTACGTACACGCCTGGGATCTCGCCCGCGCTCATGTACGGGCGGTGGAGCGATTCGATCAGGTGCTCACCGCCGTCGGGGAGAACACCGTGGTCCTCAACATCGGCACCGGCACCGGCGTGACCGTGCGGGAGCTGCACGCCGCCGTCGAGCGGGTGGCCGGGGCGGTCGTCCCACTGCGGGAGGCACCGGCACGGCCGGGGGACGCCGTCGGCGCCTATGCACGCGTCGACCGTGCCCATGAGCTGCTCGGCTGGCAGGCCGAGCTCACCCTCGACGAGGCGATCGCGTCGTCCCTGGCGTGGGCCGAGCGCCGGACCGACCTGCTTCGTGCCCGTCCCCGCGACGACGGATGA
- a CDS encoding SRPBCC family protein has translation MIRFRTETALDAAPAAAFDASLDIGAHLASMAASEETAVAGVTSGNIGLGETVTWRARHFGLWWTMTSTITQLDRPVSFTDEQVRGPFAQFRHVHRFEPRPDGGTTMTDDVTFIAPFGALGRVAERAVLGRYVRRLIESRNEWLRRYLDQ, from the coding sequence ATGATCCGGTTCCGTACGGAGACCGCCCTCGACGCGGCTCCGGCCGCCGCCTTCGACGCGTCGCTCGACATCGGTGCCCACCTGGCCTCGATGGCTGCGAGCGAGGAGACTGCTGTGGCCGGGGTGACGTCGGGCAACATCGGCCTGGGCGAGACGGTCACCTGGCGCGCGCGGCACTTCGGCCTGTGGTGGACGATGACCAGCACGATCACCCAGCTGGATCGTCCGGTCTCCTTCACCGATGAACAGGTCCGTGGCCCGTTCGCCCAGTTCCGGCACGTGCACCGGTTCGAACCACGGCCCGACGGCGGAACGACGATGACTGACGACGTCACCTTCATCGCCCCGTTCGGGGCACTGGGTCGGGTGGCCGAGCGAGCCGTCCTCGGGCGGTACGTGCGCAGGCTGATCGAGTCGCGCAACGAGTGGTTGCGGCGGTACCTGGATCAGTGA
- a CDS encoding mycothiol transferase: MSSVSSILIDGFGRVAEELHGVLGGSPGLAPEHLIGRLDPDANTIAWLAWHLTRVQDDHVAAVAGVQQQWLAGGWAERFGLPFDPAEHGYGHTSEQVAQVRDVPAADLLGYHDAVHAATQGYLSQLDEADLDQVVDDTWDPPVTLGVRLVSVLAEDLQHVGQIAFVAGVLRRSGPSTPVH, from the coding sequence ATGAGCAGCGTCAGTTCGATCCTGATCGACGGTTTCGGCCGGGTCGCCGAGGAGCTGCATGGTGTCCTCGGCGGTTCGCCCGGCCTCGCCCCGGAGCACCTGATCGGCCGGCTGGATCCCGACGCGAACACGATCGCCTGGCTCGCCTGGCACCTCACCCGGGTGCAGGACGACCACGTGGCCGCGGTGGCGGGGGTACAGCAGCAATGGCTCGCCGGCGGCTGGGCCGAGCGCTTCGGGCTGCCGTTCGACCCGGCCGAGCACGGGTACGGGCACACCAGCGAGCAGGTGGCGCAGGTGCGTGATGTGCCGGCGGCCGACCTGCTCGGCTATCACGATGCCGTGCATGCGGCCACCCAGGGCTACCTGAGCCAGCTCGACGAGGCCGACCTCGACCAGGTGGTCGACGACACGTGGGACCCGCCGGTCACGCTCGGGGTGCGCCTGGTGAGCGTGCTCGCCGAGGACCTGCAGCACGTCGGGCAGATCGCCTTCGTCGCCGGTGTGCTACGCCGATCTGGACCGTCCACGCCTGTTCACTGA
- a CDS encoding ABC transporter substrate-binding protein: MTTPTLQFPRRMLGGLAAASALTLIAACGGSSDPLDTGDEAPVDPSTVVVGSQAYYSNEIIAEIYAQVLESEGFEVDRQFQIGQRDSYLAAMEGDEVDVLPEYSGNLLQFYDAETEARSPEDVAAALPDALPDGLTVLEYAEAQDADSYNVTAEFSESNQITSLADLADYDGDITIGGNIELESRPYGPDGLAEFYGVEVSFVTIGDSGGPLTKDAIRDGTITMGDIYTADPDLASGEFVTLEDPENMILAQNVIPLVDAELAEDLAAALDPVSAALTTEELIALNVRSQEEELDPATIATDWLAETGLA, from the coding sequence ATGACAACGCCCACCCTCCAGTTCCCGCGCCGAATGCTCGGCGGCCTCGCCGCCGCATCCGCGCTGACCCTGATCGCGGCGTGTGGTGGGTCCTCCGACCCGCTCGACACCGGCGATGAAGCCCCGGTCGACCCGTCCACGGTGGTGGTCGGTTCCCAGGCGTACTACTCCAACGAGATCATCGCCGAGATCTATGCCCAGGTGCTGGAGAGTGAGGGCTTCGAGGTGGATCGGCAGTTCCAGATCGGCCAGCGGGACAGTTATCTCGCCGCGATGGAGGGCGACGAGGTGGACGTGCTCCCCGAGTACTCGGGGAACCTGCTGCAGTTCTACGACGCCGAGACCGAGGCGCGCAGCCCCGAGGACGTGGCTGCCGCGCTGCCCGATGCGCTCCCGGACGGACTCACGGTTCTCGAGTACGCCGAGGCTCAGGATGCCGACTCCTACAACGTGACCGCGGAGTTCTCCGAGTCGAACCAGATCACCTCCCTGGCCGATCTCGCCGACTACGACGGGGACATCACGATCGGCGGCAACATCGAGCTCGAGTCCCGCCCGTACGGGCCGGACGGGCTCGCAGAGTTCTACGGGGTGGAGGTCTCCTTCGTCACGATCGGTGACAGCGGCGGCCCGCTCACCAAGGACGCCATCCGCGATGGCACCATCACCATGGGTGACATCTACACCGCCGACCCGGACCTGGCCTCCGGGGAGTTCGTCACGCTCGAGGACCCGGAGAACATGATCCTCGCGCAGAACGTCATCCCGCTCGTGGACGCAGAGCTCGCCGAGGACCTGGCCGCGGCACTGGACCCGGTGAGTGCGGCTCTGACGACCGAGGAACTGATCGCGTTGAACGTCCGGAGCCAGGAAGAAGAGCTGGACCCGGCAACCATCGCGACCGACTGGCTCGCCGAGACCGGTCTGGCCTGA
- a CDS encoding ABC transporter permease produces MTLFLEAIAWLLAPEQHEGANAIASRLGEHILYSAIAVAIAAAIAIPIGYAIGHTGRGKQVAVAFSGAARALPSLGLLTLLTLIVGIGQAPVAATVVFVVLGVPSVLAGAYAGIESVDDDVVDAARAMGMTEWQILLRVEAPIGLALLIGGLRSATLQIVSTAVLAAYVGLGGLGTYILRGINLNSYEEMLGGALVIVALALVLDALFSLAEWLAGRSARRRPRNVTSTPVVARTHPQEGTS; encoded by the coding sequence ATGACCCTCTTCCTCGAGGCCATCGCCTGGTTGCTGGCTCCCGAGCAGCACGAGGGCGCGAACGCGATCGCTTCCCGGTTGGGCGAACACATCCTGTACTCCGCGATCGCCGTGGCCATCGCGGCCGCGATCGCCATCCCCATCGGCTACGCCATCGGGCACACCGGGCGCGGCAAGCAGGTGGCAGTGGCGTTCTCGGGTGCGGCGCGAGCGCTCCCCTCGCTCGGTCTGCTCACCCTGCTCACCCTCATCGTCGGGATCGGGCAGGCTCCGGTGGCCGCGACCGTCGTTTTCGTGGTGCTCGGCGTGCCCTCCGTCCTGGCCGGCGCCTACGCCGGGATCGAGTCGGTCGATGATGACGTCGTGGACGCCGCCCGTGCCATGGGGATGACCGAGTGGCAGATCCTGCTGCGTGTGGAGGCCCCGATCGGGCTGGCGCTGCTGATCGGCGGTCTGCGCAGCGCCACTCTGCAGATCGTGTCCACCGCCGTATTGGCTGCGTATGTGGGTCTCGGCGGGCTCGGCACCTACATCCTGCGCGGCATCAATCTGAACAGCTACGAGGAGATGCTCGGTGGAGCCCTGGTGATCGTGGCCCTCGCGCTCGTTCTCGATGCGCTCTTCTCGCTGGCCGAGTGGCTGGCGGGACGCAGCGCGCGTCGACGCCCCCGGAATGTGACCAGCACACCCGTTGTTGCCAGAACGCACCCTCAGGAAGGAACGTCATGA
- a CDS encoding ABC transporter permease, which yields MTWLSGSLDLILELTLEHLWLSLLPIVAGFVIAIPLGQIAWRQKWLRGPMLSLVGLLYTIPSLALFVLLPPLLGIGFLSRANLIVALTIYAVALMTRFASDAFASVDIQVRQAAVAMGYDGWRRFWAVDLPLAGPVLLAGLRVVAVSTVSLVTVGVLVGIRSLGFLFTDGLQRNIPVEILTGIVMTVVTALVLDGLLVLLGRRLMPWSRKPRSQGRTGAEVAR from the coding sequence ATGACGTGGCTCTCCGGCAGCCTCGATCTCATCCTCGAACTCACGCTCGAGCACCTCTGGCTCAGCCTGCTCCCGATCGTCGCAGGCTTCGTGATCGCGATCCCGTTGGGGCAGATCGCCTGGCGGCAGAAGTGGCTGCGCGGCCCGATGCTCTCCTTGGTGGGACTGCTCTACACGATCCCGTCGCTGGCGCTGTTCGTGTTGCTCCCGCCGCTGCTGGGCATCGGGTTCCTGAGCCGGGCGAACCTGATCGTTGCGCTGACGATCTATGCCGTCGCGCTGATGACCCGGTTCGCCTCGGACGCCTTCGCCTCGGTGGACATCCAGGTGCGCCAGGCCGCTGTCGCGATGGGCTACGACGGGTGGCGCCGGTTCTGGGCGGTTGATCTTCCGCTCGCCGGCCCGGTACTGCTGGCCGGGCTGCGTGTGGTCGCGGTGAGCACCGTGAGCCTGGTCACGGTCGGCGTGCTGGTGGGCATCCGGTCACTCGGGTTCCTGTTCACTGACGGGCTGCAGCGCAACATTCCTGTGGAGATCCTCACCGGGATCGTCATGACGGTGGTGACGGCGCTCGTGCTGGACGGGCTGCTCGTCCTCCTCGGCCGCCGGCTGATGCCCTGGTCCCGCAAACCCCGCAGCCAGGGCCGCACCGGGGCGGAGGTGGCCCGATGA
- a CDS encoding ABC transporter ATP-binding protein, producing the protein MIEFEQVTKQFEDGTLAVSGVDLVIPSHQVTVLVGSSGSGKTTLLRMINRMVEPTSGTVSIDAENVADLNPVALRRRIGYVMQSAGLLPHRRVLENIVTVPRLNGMSRSEAAELGLSLMDTVGLDRDLAERYPSQLSGGQQQRVGVARGLAVDPNILLMDEPFGAVDPIVRADLQNELFRLQGALGKTVVFVTHDIEEAFLLGDQVVILERGGVIAQQGSPTDILAAPASEFVADFIGADRGRRALRLEQREGACVVVDGNGRPAGVLSEDATPS; encoded by the coding sequence GTGATCGAGTTCGAGCAGGTCACCAAGCAGTTCGAGGACGGCACACTCGCCGTCAGTGGTGTGGATCTGGTGATCCCCTCCCACCAGGTCACCGTGCTGGTGGGTTCCTCCGGCTCCGGGAAGACGACCCTGCTCCGGATGATCAACCGGATGGTGGAGCCCACCTCCGGAACGGTCAGCATCGATGCCGAGAATGTCGCTGACCTGAACCCGGTGGCGCTGCGGCGGCGCATCGGGTACGTGATGCAGAGCGCCGGACTGCTGCCACACCGACGGGTGCTGGAGAACATCGTGACGGTGCCGCGGCTGAACGGGATGTCACGGTCGGAGGCGGCAGAGCTGGGCCTGTCCTTGATGGACACGGTGGGCCTGGACCGGGACCTCGCCGAGCGCTACCCGAGCCAGCTCTCCGGCGGCCAGCAACAGCGGGTGGGAGTGGCCCGGGGACTGGCCGTGGACCCGAACATCTTGCTGATGGACGAGCCGTTCGGCGCGGTGGACCCGATCGTGCGGGCAGACCTGCAGAACGAGCTGTTCCGACTGCAGGGCGCTCTCGGCAAGACCGTGGTCTTCGTGACGCACGACATCGAGGAGGCGTTCCTGCTCGGCGACCAGGTGGTCATCCTGGAGCGTGGCGGGGTGATCGCCCAGCAGGGCAGCCCCACCGACATCCTCGCGGCCCCGGCGAGCGAGTTCGTGGCGGACTTCATCGGAGCCGATCGCGGCCGGCGCGCGCTCCGCCTGGAGCAGCGCGAGGGCGCTTGCGTGGTGGTCGACGGCAACGGCCGGCCGGCGGGTGTGCTCTCCGAGGACGCGACGCCCTCATGA